The following are from one region of the Oncorhynchus nerka isolate Pitt River linkage group LG8, Oner_Uvic_2.0, whole genome shotgun sequence genome:
- the LOC115132918 gene encoding keratocan-like, giving the protein MALLLAFSSVLLLVGPALAQSPDMSYGDYMAQLQACPKECRCPPSFPNAVYCDNKALKRIPNIPPHTWYLYLQNNLIDVLSTDALRNATQLRWINLNRNRITSEGIEEGALAAMLRLVHLFMDDNLLSSVPANLPSSLEQLRLSRNRISKIPAGVFSGLDRMTLLELQGNKLQDDAVTEVSLKGLRNLVQINLAKNQLTTMPLGLPITITQLFLDNNAIEKIPADYFKGLPKVAFLRLNRNKLGNGGLPKNVFNMSSILDLQLSHNQLTQVPMIPSGLEHLHLDHNQIKSVNGSDICPVSADALEGYVTETAPKLRYLRLDGNEVKPPIPRDLMMCFRLLRSIVI; this is encoded by the exons GGCCTTTTCCTCCGTCCTCCTTCTGGTCGGTCCCGCTCTGGCCCAGAGCCCTGACATGTCCTACGGCGACTATATGGCCCAGTTACAGGCCTGTCCCAAAGAGTGCCGCTGCCCGCCCAGCTTCCCCAATGCCGTCTACTGCGACAACAAGGCTCTGAAGCGCATCCCCAACATCCCCCCACACACATGGTATCTGTACCTGCAGAACAACCTCATCGACGTACTGTCAACAGATGCTCTCCGCAACGCCACGCAGCTGCGCTGGATCAACCTCAACCGCAACCGCATCACCAGCGAGGGCATAGAGGAGGGTGCCCTGGCCGCCATGCTCCGCTTGGTCCACCTCTTCATGGATGACAACCTGCTGAGCTCCGTCCCAGCCAACCTGCCCTCCAGCCTGGAGCAGCTGCGCCTCTCCCGCAACCGCATCTCCAAGATCCCCGCCGGGGTGTTCTCAGGTCTGGATCGGATGACACTGCTGGAACTGCAGGGGAACAAGCTCCAGGATGACGCAGTGACCGAGGTGAGCCTCAAGGGCCTGAGAAACCTGGTCCAGATCAACCTGGCCAAGAACCAGCTTACCACCATGCCCCTGGGCCTCCCCATCACCATCACCCAGCTCTTCCTGGACAACAACGCCATTGAGAAGATCCCCGCTGACTACTTCAAGGGTCTACCCAAGGTGGCCTTCCTCAGGCTCAACCGCAACAAGCTGGGAAACGGCGGGCTGCCCAAGAACGTGTTCAACATGTCCAGCATCCTGGACCTGCAGTTGTCCCATAACCAGCTAACTCAGGTTCCTATGATCCCCTCAGGCCTGGAACACCTCCACCTGGACCACAACCAGATTAAGA GTGTGAATGGATCTGATATCTGCCCTGTGTCGGCTGATGCTCTGGAGGGCTATGTCACTGAGACCGCTCCTAAACTCCGCTACCTCCGTCTCGATGGCAATGAGGTCAAGCCACCAATACCCAGAGACCTCATGATGTGCTTCCGTCTCCTCAGGTCCATCGTCATATAA